The region TGCGACGGAGGCGGGTGCGCGGCGGATGTCGTCGACGTCGTCATCGGCTTCAGCGGCTTCAACAAAAGGGCATCATTCGCGCGAGCGTCGTCATGGCACGCGTGACTACTCGCGGCATGTTTCGGGTGACACCCGCGAAGCAGGCAAAGGGCAAAGCAACCCACCGCTAGCAACCGAAACAGCGGCCGCCGCTAGCGGTCGCGTTTCGCGCGGCACGGTTGCCGGCGCGCTGGCATCCGGCAGCACCGCTCGCGCGGGGTCCGCGCCACCCGCCGCACTCGCACCACCCGCGCTCAAGGTAGGCCAGAACGCCGCCAGCCTTCCCGCGATACCGCCACCGATTCTGCAAGCGCCGCCGCACGCGGTGGTCGAACAGCTGCCGTCGCCGAACCCGCCCGCCGAGTTGACCGCTCAGACGCCGCCGCAATCGACGGCGTTGCAGCCGACGGCGCCATCGGGCACCTTGCTGAAATCGGACGGACCGAAAACCCGTGCACAGGTCCGTGCCGAGATCGCCCGCGCGCGCGACAACGGGAGTTTGCCGGCGTTCGGCAACCCCGATCCGGCAGGGCCGGGCGGCGCGCCGAGTTTGACGATCGCGCCACGGCCGTGAGTGCGGCCGTGGCGCGCGTTTGTGGACGCGTTTGTGGGCGTGCTGCCCGGTGAGTCGCTGAACGAACGCTACGGCGTTAAGCGAGGTGCTGGACGTCCGGCTGGACACGCCGTGGAGCGGGCGCGTTCATCGCTTCGTCGCGCATCGGCACATCGGCGCATCGGTGCATCCCCGCATAGCCGCATCGCTACATCCCCGCATCACCCCAACGACGCAACCAGCCGCGCAAACGTCGGCTCATCCGTGCGATCGAACGCGAGCGGTGTCACCGACACGCGTCCCGATGCGACCACGGCCGTCTCGCTATCGGGCGTGTTCTCCCGCGCGCTGCGTTGAAAGCGCAACCAGTGATACGCAATCCCGCGCGGGTCTTCCTGCGGCAATACGTCGATGCCTTCCACCAGTCCCACGCCCTGGCGGGTCGGCGTCAACGGACCCGCGTCGGCCGCATCGACGTCCGGGAAGTTGATGTTCAGGCAGGTCGGCTCGGCATGTCCGATCGCGAGCAACTGACGGATCACGCCGGGCGCGAGCGCGCGCGCCGTGTCCCAGCGGACGTTGTCGCGCCGGCTGAAAGTCTGGCTGAGCGCGAACGACGGCAAGCCCAGCAGCAGCCCCGTCATCGCCGCGCCGACAGTGCCGGAAAACATCGTCTCGACGCCGAGATTGCCGCCGCGATTGATACCCGACAGGATCAGCGTGGGCGGCGTGTCGCGCATCAGATGACGCACCCCCATCACGACGCAGTCGCCCGGCGTGCCGGTCACGCCGAAACGCCGCTCGCCCTGGCGGCTGACGCGCAACGGCGAATGCAGGCTGATCGAATGCGAGGTGCCGCTCTGATCGTGCTCGGGTGCCACGACCCAGACTTCGTGGGCGATTTCGGCAGCCACGGCTTCGAGCACGGCGAGGCCGGGCGCGTCGATGCCGTCGTCGTTGGTCAACAGCACGCGCGGCAGTTTGGATTCGTGGGCGGACATCGCGGCAAGCTCCTTTCGGTGATCTCGGTGAGTGGGAGAGAGGCATTATCGCGCGACGTGCGCGTTATCCGTCGCGAGGCTTGCAACGGTGAACGTTGGCGGGAAACGCGCAATGCGAGGCCCGTCGACGTGAAACGCGCGCAATGTGTACCATGGCTTTTGCTTCGCAACCGATGCACAACCGGCACACATCGAGCACACGCGTCATCTGCTTGCACGTGCCCATCGCGTTCGTTGCCCGCTGTGCCTGCATCGCGTGCATGACGTTGCAACTCGCCCACGCACGCCGGTCCCTTCACACATCGCGCTGGATCACTCTCCATGCAAACCACCCCGTTCCAGATTGCCGTTCCCGATGCAGACCTCGACGATCTCCGCCGCCGTCTTCGTGCGACACGCTGGGCGCCGGCCACGCCGTCGCCCGCATGGCAGCAGGGCGTCGATCGCGAGTGGCTGCGCGAGCTGGTCGCGTATTGGGCCGACACCTTCGACTGGCGCGCGGCCGAGCGCAAGCTCAATGCGTTGCCGCAATTCATCGCGGACCTCGACGGTCAACGCGTGCACTACGTGCATCGGCGCGGCGAAGGGCCCGCGCCGTATCCGCTCGTCATCACGCATGGCTGGCCGGGCTCGTTCTTCGAATTCCACGCCTTGCTCGATCATCTGTGCAACCCGGCCGCGTTCGGCGGCGACCCCGCCGATTCGTTCGATGTCGTCGCGCCCTCGCTACCCGGTTTCGGTTTTTCGCCCGCGCCGGCGCAGGCGGGCAGCGCCGCGTTTCAGGTGGCGGACTGCTGGGCCTCGCTGATGCAGGGGCTCGGCTACGCGCGCTTCGGCGCGCAGGGCGGCGATCTCGGCGCGGGCGTTTCGGTGGCGCTCGCCGCCCGGCATCCCGAACGCGTGGATGGGATTCACCTCAACTTCCTGCCTTCGTCGTACGAGCCCGCGGTAGGCGCTGACCGTCAGCCGCTCACGCCGGCCGAGGACAATTATCTGCGCGAGAAAAACGAGTGGGCCGCGCTCGAGGGCGGCTACGCACACATGCACGCCACCAGGCCGGCGACGCTCGCGGCGTCGCTGAACGATTCGCCGACGGGCCTCGCCGCATGGATCGGCGAAAAGTTTCGTGCGTGGAGCGACTGCGGTGGCGAGATCGAACGCGTGTTCTCGAAGGACGATCTGCTGACCGACATTTCGCTTTACTGGTTCACGCAAAGCATCGGCACGTCGGTGCAGATGTATTGGGAAAACCGCTTGCAACCGATGCGTTTCGCCGATGGCCAGCGCGTCGCGCCGCCGGTCGGTTTCGCGAGTTTCCCGAAGGAGATCAATCATCCGCCGCGCAGTTGGCTCGAACGGACCTTCAACGTCGTGCAGTGGAGCGAGATGCCGGGCGGCGGCCATTTCGCGGCGCTGGAAAAACCGGCGCTGCTCGCCCAGGAGATCCGCACGTTTTTCCGGCCGCTGCGAAAGGGCTGATCACTGCGCGAATGGCCTGGGCTGGCCAGGGCTCGTCAGCGCCGATGGCGAGCGCTGACGAAGAACCCCGGCCAACGGATCCGCGTTACTCCGGCGACACCCGCGTACCGACATGCGCCGCTTCGCCAGGCAGAATCAGATGCGCCGGCGCAGTCCGCGCCGCGCGCCGGGCCGCGAGGAAATACAACCCCGCAGGCACGATCAATCCAACGATCCACGAAATGTCGGTACCGTCGAGCTTGTCGACGAGCGGGCCGGTGTAGAACGCGCTCGAAATAAACGGCAACTGCACCAGCACGCCGATCGCATAGACAAGAATCCCCGTCGTATTCCAGCGGCCATAACGGCCGTCAGGGTCATACAGCGCCGGCACGTCGTAACGGTCGCGCGTGATGAAGTAGTAGTCGACCAGGTTGATCGCGCTCCACGGCGTGAAGAACGCGAGCAGAAACAGAATGAACGACGAGAACTCCTTCAGGAACGCGTGACGTCCGGCGAGCGCGAGCCACATCGCAATCCCGACCATGCAGAGGATGTACGCGAGACGGCTGCGCGCGGACAGTTTCTGATCGCCGCGAAAGCCGC is a window of Paraburkholderia sp. D15 DNA encoding:
- a CDS encoding DUF4148 domain-containing protein: MFDEPRKIVLVGVLAGAATAAAAVGITAYVSAVVLRSGWHALSVDESTLGGARESTRAARADVISGTVTAGPRTAPADTALAGGLQAARESLQRNDLAAAQAHLAAVASTHQDDGRVVALQREVQARAMQQGVAVAQADPAGPSATEAGARRMSSTSSSASAASTKGHHSRERRHGTRDYSRHVSGDTREAGKGQSNPPLATETAAAASGRVSRGTVAGALASGSTARAGSAPPAALAPPALKVGQNAASLPAIPPPILQAPPHAVVEQLPSPNPPAELTAQTPPQSTALQPTAPSGTLLKSDGPKTRAQVRAEIARARDNGSLPAFGNPDPAGPGGAPSLTIAPRP
- the surE gene encoding 5'/3'-nucleotidase SurE, which translates into the protein MSAHESKLPRVLLTNDDGIDAPGLAVLEAVAAEIAHEVWVVAPEHDQSGTSHSISLHSPLRVSRQGERRFGVTGTPGDCVVMGVRHLMRDTPPTLILSGINRGGNLGVETMFSGTVGAAMTGLLLGLPSFALSQTFSRRDNVRWDTARALAPGVIRQLLAIGHAEPTCLNINFPDVDAADAGPLTPTRQGVGLVEGIDVLPQEDPRGIAYHWLRFQRSARENTPDSETAVVASGRVSVTPLAFDRTDEPTFARLVASLG
- a CDS encoding epoxide hydrolase family protein, yielding MQTTPFQIAVPDADLDDLRRRLRATRWAPATPSPAWQQGVDREWLRELVAYWADTFDWRAAERKLNALPQFIADLDGQRVHYVHRRGEGPAPYPLVITHGWPGSFFEFHALLDHLCNPAAFGGDPADSFDVVAPSLPGFGFSPAPAQAGSAAFQVADCWASLMQGLGYARFGAQGGDLGAGVSVALAARHPERVDGIHLNFLPSSYEPAVGADRQPLTPAEDNYLREKNEWAALEGGYAHMHATRPATLAASLNDSPTGLAAWIGEKFRAWSDCGGEIERVFSKDDLLTDISLYWFTQSIGTSVQMYWENRLQPMRFADGQRVAPPVGFASFPKEINHPPRSWLERTFNVVQWSEMPGGGHFAALEKPALLAQEIRTFFRPLRKG